The following are encoded together in the Brassica napus cultivar Da-Ae chromosome A9, Da-Ae, whole genome shotgun sequence genome:
- the BNAANNG04130D gene encoding uncharacterized protein BNAANNG04130D: MDGGVLEIHDEMRRVTDRFYVAVLLDIFTRYCKRRFGLDLKETKEEHVAVYWAKEFNLLAHLCFLTVMIGIVQVPAVLERIRRVQPDADLRLGLGIICLSISLSFSAYLRWFVLA; the protein is encoded by the coding sequence ATGGATGGAGGAGTTCTTGAGATACATGACGAGATGCGCCGAGTAACCGACCGTTTCTACGTAGCAGTCTTGCTCGACATTTTCACAAGATACTGCAAGCGACGCTTTGGTCTGGACCTTAAGGAAACGAAGGAGGAGCACGTGGCAGTCTACTGGGCGAAGGAGTTCAACCTGTTAGCTCATCTATGTTTTCTGACTGTGATGATCGGAATCGTTCAAGTGCCGGCGGTGTTGGAGCGGATTAGAAGAGTGCAACCAGACGCAGACCTAAGGTTGGGGCTCGGGATCATCTGCTTGTccatctccttgtctttctcGGCTTATCTTCGCTGGTTCGTTCTCGCATGA
- the BNAANNG04120D gene encoding uncharacterized protein BNAANNG04120D, translated as MGAQGSEKHLEECTVSNALGTWVFSVVGALVAIPVGIKRKSLGPLVFFGTTGTMLDIIIGVTQCEREHAEHQKKLLQDSQNAETNNNADTDSIS; from the exons ATGGGAGCTCAAGGCAGTGAGAAGCACCTCGAGGAGTGCACCGTCTCCAA TGCACTAGGGACATGGGTGTTCTCAGTGGTAGGCGCATTGGTTGCTATCCCGGTAGGAATAAAACGCAAGTCTCTAGGTCCACTCGTGTTCTTCGGCACAACCGGAACCATGCTCGACATCATCATTGGCGTAACTCAGTGCGAGAGAGAACACGCGGAACACCAAAAGAAGTTGCTCCAAGACTCTCAGAACGCCGAGACAAACAACAACGCAGACACCGATTCCATTTCCTAA
- the LOC106453535 gene encoding uncharacterized protein LOC106453535 translates to MGIRLTATVSSALQRRRRNHRSEIFNIIEAVMEQQRSNLTNTADYSIWKSSSDTYKSVFTTKNTWNLLHQEGTTVEWCKGLFKHHTPKFAFFTWLALHNRLSTGDRMLQWNAGVSSACIFCNQFETRDHIFFSCTYSAAVWSQLMRGLLRTRYTTIWTEVLELTLDNSLGMITTFLTRYVFQITIHILWRERNDRRHGATPISVQALVKMLDRQIRNKCLSFRQLGDFTYAASLSDWFATR, encoded by the coding sequence ATGGGTATCCGCTTGACTGCGACTGTCTCTTCGGCTCTGCAACGACGCCGGCGCAATCATCGCAGTGAGATTTTCAACATTATTGAGGCTGTTATGGAGCAGCAGAGGAGTAATCTAACAAATACGGCTGACTACTCTATCTGGAAGAGTTCTTCTGATACATACAAGTCTGTCTTTACTACAAAAAATACATGGAATCTACTCCATCAGGAAGGAACCACAGTTGAATGGTGCAAAGGTCTCTTCAAACATCATACCCCAAAGTTCGCATTCTTCACATGGCTTGCTCTACACAACCGGCTCTCAACAGGAGACCGTATGCTTCAGTGGAATGCAGGAGTTAGCTCGGCATGTATCTTCTGTAACCAGTTTGAAACTAGGGATCATATATTTTTCTCTTGCACTTACTCGGCTGCTGTCTGGTCTCAGCTGATGAGAGGTTTGCTGCGTACTCGATACACAACAATATGGACAGAAGTGTTGGAGCTCACGCTTGACAACAGTCTTGGTATGATCACCACCTTTCTTACACGATATGTGTTTCAGATCACCATACATATTCTATGGCGTGAGAGAAACGATAGACGGCACGGGGCAACTCCGATCTCAGTTCAAGCATTAGTAAAGATGCTAGACAGGCAAATCAGGAACAAATGTTTATCTTTCAGGCAGCTGGGGGACTTTACTTATGCTGCAAGCTTAAGCGATTGGTTTGCCACACGTTAA